The following proteins are encoded in a genomic region of Paludisphaera rhizosphaerae:
- a CDS encoding SIS domain-containing protein → MLGQTLSARDYLSRVRDEIDALDARSVENVNDVIERAYDAGRFVFIIGNGGSGANASHLCEDLAKCTLCDFENQKRLKVLSLTDNTAGIMAWANDEGYERIFLEQLKNLASPGDVLIAISGSGNSPNILRAVEWANAHGLETVGFTGFGGGKLKAIGKHNLHVGIDDMGIVESIHQVAFHWMIDDLHRRFTAKHEAASRSSNGAKAHA, encoded by the coding sequence ATGTTAGGACAGACGCTGTCGGCCAGGGACTACCTGTCGCGGGTCCGTGACGAGATCGACGCCCTCGACGCCCGGTCGGTCGAGAACGTGAACGACGTGATCGAACGGGCCTATGACGCCGGCCGGTTCGTCTTCATCATCGGCAACGGCGGCTCGGGCGCGAACGCCTCGCACCTCTGCGAGGACCTCGCCAAGTGCACGCTCTGCGATTTCGAGAACCAGAAGCGTCTGAAGGTCCTCAGCCTGACCGACAACACGGCCGGCATCATGGCCTGGGCCAACGATGAAGGCTATGAGCGGATCTTCCTCGAACAGCTCAAGAACCTGGCCTCGCCGGGCGACGTTCTGATCGCCATCTCGGGCTCGGGCAACAGCCCCAACATCCTGCGAGCCGTCGAGTGGGCCAACGCCCACGGCCTGGAGACGGTCGGCTTCACGGGCTTCGGTGGCGGCAAGCTGAAGGCGATCGGCAAGCACAACCTGCACGTCGGCATCGACGACATGGGGATCGTCGAGTCGATCCACCAGGTCGCCTTCCACTGGATGATCGACGACCTCCACCGCCGGTTCACGGCGAAACACGAGGCCGCCTCCCGCAGCAGCAACGGCGCGAAGGCGCACGCCTGA
- a CDS encoding ROK family protein — MSNPWLLGVEIGGTKLQLGLGRKPGEIEALRRERIVPENGAEGILTQILEAFPELLAEAGVAPGAVRAAGVGFGGPVDAETGRIETSFQVEGWTDFLLADWVRTSLNIPAVSVHNDADVAGLAEARLGAGAGVSPLLYLTIGSGIGGALILDGRIYRGAGRGAAEIGHLLVPAEGPNGPEMRELETVASGWGIGRAARRRAVEIAEQGRSWSIVGDPRQITAVDVARAAAKGDETALDVLAQAHQAMAFALCQAIALLAPRRIILGGGVPLMGEELWFRPIRERVNSQAFQPFRGSFDVVPAALGEEVVVHGAIELARDALASS; from the coding sequence ATGAGCAATCCCTGGCTGCTCGGCGTCGAAATCGGCGGCACCAAGCTGCAACTCGGACTCGGCCGCAAACCGGGTGAGATCGAGGCCCTCCGGCGCGAGCGAATCGTCCCGGAGAACGGCGCCGAGGGGATTCTCACCCAGATTCTGGAGGCGTTCCCGGAGCTTCTCGCCGAGGCCGGCGTGGCTCCAGGAGCCGTCCGCGCCGCGGGCGTCGGCTTCGGCGGCCCCGTCGACGCAGAGACGGGTCGTATCGAGACCTCGTTCCAGGTCGAAGGCTGGACCGACTTCCTTCTGGCCGATTGGGTCAGGACGAGCCTGAACATCCCCGCCGTCTCGGTCCACAACGACGCCGACGTCGCAGGTCTGGCGGAGGCGCGGTTGGGAGCGGGCGCGGGGGTCTCGCCGTTGCTCTACCTGACCATCGGCAGCGGTATCGGCGGGGCTCTGATCCTCGACGGGCGCATTTATCGAGGAGCCGGTCGCGGCGCGGCAGAGATCGGGCATCTCCTCGTCCCCGCCGAAGGCCCCAACGGGCCGGAGATGCGGGAGTTGGAAACGGTCGCCTCCGGCTGGGGCATCGGTCGGGCCGCTCGACGGCGGGCAGTTGAAATCGCGGAGCAGGGCCGCTCGTGGTCGATCGTCGGCGATCCGCGGCAGATCACGGCGGTCGACGTTGCAAGGGCCGCGGCGAAGGGCGATGAAACAGCGCTCGACGTCCTCGCCCAGGCGCATCAGGCGATGGCCTTCGCGCTCTGCCAGGCGATCGCCCTGCTCGCGCCGAGGCGAATCATCCTCGGCGGCGGCGTGCCCCTGATGGGAGAGGAACTCTGGTTCCGGCCGATCCGCGAGAGGGTGAATTCCCAGGCGTTCCAGCCGTTCCGTGGGTCGTTCGACGTCGTCCCCGCGGCGCTCGGTGAAGAAGTCGTCGTCCACGGAGCGATTGAGCTGGCGCGCGACGCCCTGGCTTCATCCTGA
- a CDS encoding response regulator, whose translation MHQASDGGTAGTGLKILIVDDNVDAAGMFAMLCRIDGHEVRTAFNGAEGLVAAEEFAPEAVFLDISLPDMTGYRVAEEMRRLPLLDKALFVAMTGYDDEEHQGRSERAGFNHHVVKPADHAFIKQILDEAVACRR comes from the coding sequence GTGCATCAAGCTTCGGACGGCGGTACAGCGGGGACGGGCCTGAAGATCCTGATCGTCGACGACAACGTCGATGCGGCCGGCATGTTCGCCATGCTCTGCCGGATCGACGGCCATGAGGTTCGGACCGCCTTCAATGGAGCCGAGGGCCTCGTCGCCGCCGAGGAGTTCGCCCCCGAAGCCGTCTTCCTCGACATCAGCCTGCCCGACATGACCGGGTATCGCGTGGCCGAGGAAATGCGCCGGCTCCCCTTGCTGGACAAGGCGCTGTTCGTGGCGATGACCGGCTACGACGACGAGGAACACCAGGGGCGTTCCGAGCGGGCCGGCTTCAACCACCACGTCGTGAAGCCGGCGGATCACGCTTTCATCAAGCAAATCCTTGATGAAGCGGTCGCCTGCCGTCGTTGA
- a CDS encoding TolC family protein gives MNQSASSATTKHERRAGAIASAILCGFLLVLPSCGIPDRREPMPGPDLPEKFDVRKANATSDLPDVFEASSGDNSAQVQIEEFYGDPLLTGLMHQAVLGNQEMRVLAEEVQIASNEIFSRSGTYLPFLFLGGGAGTDKPSLYTRAGAVDSTLNILPGVPIPTPLPDFVMGPTFFWTPDIWRQLHNARDAAAMRYFATAEGRSFSMSQLLAEIADNYYELMALDNRLEILDQTIALMEQSLEVAKALKEAARGTELGVLRFLAEVQKNQSEKLIVKQQIIETENRINFLVGRFPQPVERSTADFIDLSLHTLGVGIPSQLLQNRPDIRQAERQIAATGLDVKVARKAFLPVLTVTAGVGYEAFNPRYILVTPEALIANVVGNMIGPLVNKRAIQADFMNADARQLQALYNYQRVVINAFTEIVNRLSKVENYRESIEIKKHQLEALEGSVETASKLFQNARAEYMDVLFAQRDLRDARTVLVETKQQQLSAVVNTYQALGGGAYLSPVPPPSTQKVHDFAFPGHVKH, from the coding sequence ATGAACCAGTCAGCAAGCTCGGCGACCACGAAGCATGAGAGGCGCGCCGGTGCAATTGCGTCGGCGATCCTCTGTGGCTTTCTGCTGGTTCTGCCGTCCTGCGGGATCCCGGATCGCCGTGAACCGATGCCGGGTCCGGATCTCCCGGAGAAGTTCGACGTCCGCAAGGCGAACGCGACGTCGGATCTGCCGGACGTCTTCGAGGCGTCGAGCGGGGACAACTCCGCTCAGGTTCAGATCGAAGAGTTCTACGGCGATCCCCTGCTGACGGGATTGATGCATCAGGCGGTCCTCGGAAACCAGGAGATGAGAGTCCTGGCCGAAGAGGTCCAGATCGCCAGCAACGAGATCTTCTCCCGCTCAGGGACGTACCTCCCCTTCCTCTTCCTCGGAGGCGGGGCGGGGACCGACAAGCCGAGCCTCTACACGCGGGCTGGAGCGGTCGACAGCACGCTCAACATCCTCCCCGGCGTTCCCATCCCCACGCCGTTGCCCGACTTCGTGATGGGCCCCACGTTCTTCTGGACGCCGGACATCTGGCGGCAGTTGCACAACGCCAGGGACGCGGCGGCGATGCGCTACTTCGCCACCGCGGAAGGGCGAAGCTTCTCCATGTCCCAACTGCTCGCCGAGATCGCCGACAACTATTACGAACTGATGGCGCTCGACAATCGGCTTGAGATTCTGGATCAGACCATCGCCCTTATGGAACAAAGCCTTGAAGTCGCCAAGGCCTTGAAGGAAGCCGCCCGAGGCACCGAGTTGGGCGTGCTCCGATTCTTGGCTGAGGTCCAGAAGAACCAGAGCGAGAAGCTGATCGTCAAACAGCAGATCATCGAGACCGAGAACCGGATCAACTTCCTCGTCGGTCGTTTTCCTCAGCCTGTCGAGCGCTCGACGGCCGACTTCATCGACCTGAGCCTGCACACGCTGGGAGTCGGGATTCCCTCGCAGCTCCTCCAGAACCGACCCGACATCCGTCAAGCCGAGCGTCAGATTGCGGCGACGGGGCTTGATGTGAAGGTCGCCCGGAAGGCCTTCTTGCCCGTCCTGACCGTCACCGCCGGCGTCGGATACGAGGCATTCAATCCGCGCTACATCCTTGTGACTCCCGAGGCGCTCATCGCCAACGTCGTCGGCAACATGATCGGCCCGCTCGTCAACAAGCGGGCGATTCAGGCCGACTTCATGAACGCGGACGCCCGACAGCTTCAGGCCCTCTACAACTATCAGCGCGTCGTCATCAACGCTTTCACGGAGATCGTCAACCGCCTGTCCAAGGTGGAGAACTACCGCGAGAGCATCGAGATCAAGAAGCACCAGCTGGAAGCGCTCGAAGGCTCTGTCGAGACGGCCAGCAAGCTGTTCCAGAACGCCCGCGCCGAGTACATGGACGTGCTGTTCGCCCAGAGGGACTTGCGAGACGCCAGAACGGTGCTTGTCGAAACGAAGCAGCAGCAACTGTCGGCCGTGGTTAACACCTATCAGGCCCTCGGCGGCGGCGCCTATTTGTCGCCCGTTCCTCCTCCCTCGACGCAGAAGGTTCACGATTTTGCGTTCCCCGGCCATGTGAAGCACTAA